Proteins encoded in a region of the Triticum dicoccoides isolate Atlit2015 ecotype Zavitan chromosome 3A, WEW_v2.0, whole genome shotgun sequence genome:
- the LOC119270530 gene encoding uncharacterized protein LOC119270530 codes for MPGTMENLLMFYGDIIREGPYGLDVSRCTSKRVFVKDMVNSGFMDVKRCIQAEFGPETVGKNMIVEACVVVGRVDGTPARWGLRQVRGDLSWGSYMRFATTPGNSMYGRPMVYVWFVHAGVLRLTTTGGAHTQSVAPMGGNHVREEGVVVPTVNPGPYPSVVVDLNESMEVLSDELDHGDYASGSSDDSDDDEGGDPSQPLAIQQRAVVPSTERWTDSDIARHDAMIRDMQGLLEIVLEGLRMVPPLPHSEKAILIRIYQRVKEFIELCSGARINGIVWSALPGRARPSLTTSMDHETGTRQDSVLLRMPASTPLQRSQFSGSQPERQFGSGAMEVDNPSPETSPGRGPTGQFSYDQGEGSDGEGSDGEESTDEEECDGRD; via the exons ATGCCTG GTACAATGGAAAATTTGCTAATGTTTTATGGTGACATCATACGCGAGGGCCCTTATGGGCTTGATGTCTCGAGGTGCACAAGCAAGAGAGTTTTTGTGAAAGACATGGTCAACAGTGGGTTCATGGACGTTAAAAGATGCATCCAAGCCGAGTTTGGTCCTGAGACGGTTGGAAAGAATATGATTGTCGAAGCTTGCGTCGTCGTAGGTAGGGTTGATGGGACCCCTGCCCGTTGGGGCTTGAGGCAGGTGAGAGGCGACCTATCTTGGGGTAGTTACATGAGGTTTGCAACCACACCTGGTAACTCTATGTATGGACGGCCAATGGTGTATGTGTGGTTTGTTCATGCTGGTGTGCTCCGGTTAACTACCACTGGAGGCGCTCACACCCAATCAGTGGCGCCGATGGGGGGCAACCATGTCCGTGAAGAAGGTGTGGTTGTTCCAACCGTGAATCCCGGACCATATCCGTCGGTAGTCGTTGACCTCAACGAATCCATGGAGGTACTGTCAGACGAGCTAGATCATGGCGATTATGCCAGTGGATCATCAGATGATAGCGACGACGACGAAGGAGGTGATCCTTCTCAGCCTCTTGCCATTCAGCAGAGGGCCGTGGTGCCCTCAACGGAGAGATGGACGGATAGTGACATAGCCCGTCATGATGCCATG ATTAGAGACATGCAGGGGCTCCTTGAGATTGTGTTGGAAGGCCTTCGGATGGTACCCCCTCTCCCACATAGCGAAAAGGCAATATTAATACGAATTTATCAACGTGTCAAGGAGTTTATTGAGCTCTGCAGTGGCGCTCGAATTAATGGCATTGTATGGTCGGCACTACCAGGCAGGGCGCGTCCAAGCCTCACCACTTCAATGGATCATGAG ACCGGGACGCGCCAGGACTCAGTGCTATTGCGTATGCCAGCCAGCACTCCCTTGCAGCGCTCTCAGTTCAGCGGTTCACAGCCAGAACGTCAG TTCGGCTCCGGAGCGATGGAGGTAGATAATCCATCCCCCGAGACCAGCCCTGGTAGAGGACCTACAGGGCAATTCTCGTACGATCAAGGCGAGGGTTCTGACGGCGAGGGATCTGACGGCGAAGAATCCACAGAT GAAGAAGAGTGTGATGGCCGTGATTAA
- the LOC119273513 gene encoding uncharacterized protein LOC119273513, which translates to MTSRHRRQPSRALPLDFDVGDEPAAAASKGAASTHGPAGGRSDAAKAGQVGEGQGKKLPPATGGGRMPAPEGAGKGHCDGNDGR; encoded by the coding sequence ATGACGTCGCGCCACCGGCGGCAGCCGTCGCGGGCGCTGCCTCTCGACTTCGACGTCGGCGACGAGCCTGCGGCGGCCGCATCCAAGGGCGCGGCGTCGACGCATGGACCCGCTGGCGGCCGGAGCGATGCTGCCAAAGCAGGGCAGGTAGGCGAAGGCCAGGGCAAGAAGCTGCCTCCGGCCACCGGCGGCGGCCGCATGCCGGCGCCGGAGGGGGCTGGGAAGGGGCACTGCGACGGCAACGATGGCCGCTAG
- the LOC119270529 gene encoding GPI-anchored protein LLG1-like isoform X1, translated as MALTRGFIFLFPAAVLAGLASASASPFLSDNVFQASTGSTGRSLLQTNNGCPMSFESQDYTIITSRCKAPQYPPKECCDAFKEFACPFAVYINNQSTNCADAMFSYINFHGSYPAGLFGAECVKGKEGVSCEGVPGKGTGVASGGRRAQGSSRSLVPILCGLEALLFH; from the exons ATGGCGCTGACCCGTGGGTTCATCTTCCTCTTCCCCGCCGCCGTCCTGGCCGGACTCGCCTCCGCCTCCGCGTCGCCCTTCCTGTCTG ATAACGTATTCCAGGCCAGCACCGGATCTACAGGGAGGAGTTTGCTGCAGACCAATAATG GCTGCCCTATGAGCTTTGAGTCCCAGGACTACACAATCATCACAAGCAGGTGCAAAGCGCCACAGTATCCTCCTAAAGAATGCTGTGATGCTTTCAAGGAATTTGCATGCCCATTTGCCGTCTACATCAACAATCAAAGCACCAACTGTGCAGACGCTATGTTTTCCTACATCAACTTCCATGGCTCGTACCCAGCAGGCCTATTCGGCGCTGAGTGCGTCAAAGGGAAGGAAGGGGTTTCCTGCGAAGGCGTCCCAGGGAAAGGCACCGGCGTGGCAAGTGGCGGGCGGCGAGCTCAAGGGAGTTCCCGTTCTTTGGTTCCTATCTTGTGTGGACTAGAAGCACTGTTGTTCCATTGA
- the LOC119270529 gene encoding GPI-anchored protein LLG1-like isoform X2 — protein sequence MALTRLFISLFPVAVLAGLASASASPFLPDSAFQGSTGSTGRSLLQAKNDCPIGFETQNYTILTNKCKAPHYPPTECCDAFKEFACPFAAYINNLSTNCADTMFTYIDFRGYPKGMFADECLKGKEGVSCEGILVVLLCGLGALLFP from the exons ATGGCGCTGACCCGGCTGTTCATCTCCCTCTTCCCTGTCGCCGTCCTGGCCGGACTCGCCTCCGCCTCCGCGTCGCCCTTCCTCCCTG ACAGCGCATTTCAGGGCAGCACCGGATCTACGGGGAGGAGCTTGCTGCAGGCCAAGAATG ACTGCCCTATAGGCTTCGAGACCCAGAACTACACCATCCTCACAAACAAGTGCAAAGCGCCACATTACCCTCCTACTGAATGTTGTGATGCTTTCAAGGAATTTGCATGCCCATTTGCCGCGTATATCAACAACCTGAGCACTAACTGTGCAGACACGATGTTCACCTACATCGACTTCCGTGGCTACCCAAAAGGCATGTTCGCCGACGAGTGcctaaaaggaaaggaaggggtttcTTGTGAAGGCATCTTGGTTGTGCTCTTGTGTGGACTAGGAGCATTGTTGTTCCCTTGA
- the LOC119273138 gene encoding uncharacterized protein LOC119273138 gives MATSSQPGLMGSAHSLPSARSLTTAEASKRGAQAAVMRANKRRASILPPPRVLVTAPLSPPHPTKPNQTIHTGERNPTSPGPRPPTDMAAAAGSSAAPLPAPISLNDKAAAVGGGVGGDRAAGGCGVCAICLDRIPLQETALVKGCDHAYCVTCILRWASYKQTPVCPQCKHPFEFLSVHRSLDGCLHDYMFDESVCLLLRATWFKPLVVEAHEEAQEEEDIYRSYQYDDGDEDDLYEEYISRSPSIRIGNRRWGDNGYVRGGRREARPVVIPPVVDAVPSRTPKKKEGSASGSGSGSVSKDVAGRRARRAQKREAADKAAAEKHLKLLQRLGRGKTSEAPPEAPESLEVGPPESLEVGPPVIE, from the exons ATGGCCACCTCTTCTCAGCCCGGTCTCATGGGCTCCGCCCATTCGCTCCCGTCCGCGCGTTCATTGACCACCGCGGAAGCCAGCAAGCGTGGCGCCCAAGCAGCTGTCATGCGAGCGAATAAACGGAGGGCATCTATTCTCCCCCCACCCCGCGTCCTCGTGACGGCCCCCCTTTCCCCTCCCCACCCCACCAAACCAAATCAAACCATCCACACAGGGGAAAGGAACCCTACCTCGCCGGGTCCCCGACCGCCGACcgacatggccgccgccgccggttcCTCCGCCGCACCCCTCCCGGCCCCAATCTCCCTCAACGACAAG GCGGCGGCcgtgggcggcggggtcggcggcgaccgggcggcggggggctgcgggGTGTGCGCGATCTGCCTCGACAGGATCCCGCTCCAGGAGACGGCGCTCGTCAAGGGCTGCGACCACGCCTACTG CGTCACTTGCATTCTGAGGTGGGCATCCTACAAGCAGACACCAGTATGCCCGCAATGCAAGCACCCGTTTGAGTTCCTCAGTGTGCACCGCTCTCTTGATGGCTG CCTTCATGACTACATGTTCGATGAGAGCGTTTGTCTTCTTCTGAGAGCCACTTGGTTCAAGCCTCTGGTCGTAGAGGCTCACGAGGAGgctcaggaggaagaagacattTACCGCAGTTACCAATATGATGATGGCGATGAGGATGACCTTTATGAGGAATACATAAGCAGGTCACCGAGCATTCGAATTGGCAACAGGAGGTGGGGTGACAATGGGTACGTCAGAGGGGGCAGGAGGGAGGCCAGGCCAGTAGTGATCCCTCCTGTTGTTGATGCTGTTCCATCCAGGACTCCCAAGAAGAAAGAGGGATCAGCATCAGGTTCAGGATCAGGTTCAGTGTCCAAGGATGTCGCAGGACGGCGGGCAAGAAGGGCTCAGAAGCGAGAGGCTGCTGACAAGGCGGCTGCAGAGAAGCACCTCAAGCTCCTGCAGAGGCTGGGCCGCGGGAAAACTTCCGAAGCGCCACCTGAAGCACCGGAATCACTTGAGGTTGGTCCTCCAGAGTCACTCGAGGTTGGTCCTCCTGTGATCGAGTGA